The Microbacterium maritypicum genome contains a region encoding:
- a CDS encoding ABC transporter ATP-binding protein, whose protein sequence is MTASLLARDITLGYGETPIISDLTLEVPDNSFTIIIGPNACGKSTLLRGFARLLRPTTGAVLLDGDELRALKPKEAARKLGLLPQSSIAPDGITVADLVGRGRFPHQSALRTWSSADERAVSEAMAATGVTDLSRRLVDELSGGQRQRVWVAMALAQQTKHLLLDEPTTFLDIAHQIDLMELFADLHRDGTTLVAVLHDLNHAARYATHLVAMRDGAIVAQGDPREIITAELVQAVYDLPCRVITDPVSGTPLVLPLGRRTP, encoded by the coding sequence ATGACCGCTTCGCTGCTGGCCCGCGACATCACGCTGGGCTACGGGGAGACCCCGATCATCTCGGACCTCACGCTCGAGGTGCCCGACAACTCGTTCACGATCATCATCGGACCGAACGCGTGCGGCAAGTCGACCCTGCTGCGCGGATTCGCCCGACTGCTGCGCCCGACCACCGGTGCGGTGCTGCTCGACGGCGACGAGCTGCGTGCGCTCAAGCCGAAGGAGGCCGCCCGCAAGCTGGGGCTGCTCCCCCAGTCGTCGATCGCCCCCGACGGCATCACGGTCGCCGACCTCGTCGGTCGCGGGCGCTTCCCGCACCAGAGTGCCCTGCGCACATGGAGCAGCGCCGACGAGCGCGCCGTTTCCGAGGCCATGGCCGCGACCGGGGTCACCGACCTGTCGCGGCGCCTGGTCGACGAACTCTCGGGCGGGCAGCGGCAGCGCGTATGGGTGGCGATGGCCCTCGCGCAGCAGACCAAGCACCTGCTGCTCGACGAGCCGACGACCTTCCTCGACATCGCGCACCAGATCGACCTGATGGAGCTGTTCGCCGACCTCCACCGCGACGGCACGACACTCGTCGCCGTGCTGCACGACCTGAACCACGCCGCCCGCTACGCCACACACCTGGTGGCGATGCGCGACGGAGCCATCGTGGCGCAGGGCGACCCGCGCGAGATCATCACCGCCGAACTCGTGCAGGCCGTGTACGACCTGCCCTGCAGGGTGATCACCGACCCCGTCTCGGGAACCCCACTGGTGCTGCCGCTCGGACGGCGGACGCCGTGA
- a CDS encoding ABC transporter transmembrane domain-containing protein has protein sequence MTPTPRRLFGIALKSEGRGIALAGATGLLIVHALAEATIPVIIGATIDRAVLPADPAALALWLGVLVATFLVLTASYQSASRLMVSIYGYGEQALRHLTLSRMLRPRLSRRTLTPGEALTFVTSDTYRVAGVAWSVAQQCATIAAIIGAGLAMLVISPVATIVVFGSTVAMMFVMQVVSRPLERRGFAEQQAATEAGAVAADFMSGFRVLVGIGAREEAVRRYVAASDASRRAATAAGRSLASYEAVSGTLAAVATTALAGMSAWFAAEGRISIGELVTVLGLAQFISGYLAYAGSFPSNWIHKLASAKRLAEVIDAEDLLDPPAASSTPADAAGDVVLTFRAGSSADPVEVRGREMLGIRPADSDSARALSRLLGLRTRVDRGRVALAVEGELRDLTDLDPVEYRRRVIAPPHGQTIVSGSLREAVRGHGVEEPAHPPFIEMAALHDTVVQIGGWESQVGEAGRRLSGGQRQRIGIARALHADADVLVLDEPTSAVDAITEAHIARALAEHTETVVVITTSPVLLAACDRIIDLPSERSDAHHA, from the coding sequence GTGACGCCCACCCCGCGGAGGCTCTTCGGGATCGCGCTGAAGTCCGAGGGACGCGGTATCGCGCTCGCCGGGGCGACTGGTCTGCTCATCGTGCATGCACTGGCCGAGGCGACGATCCCCGTCATCATCGGCGCGACGATCGACCGCGCCGTGCTCCCCGCCGACCCCGCCGCCCTCGCGCTCTGGCTCGGCGTGCTGGTGGCCACGTTCCTCGTGCTGACCGCGAGCTACCAGTCGGCTTCCCGTCTCATGGTCTCGATCTACGGCTACGGCGAGCAGGCGCTGCGACACCTCACCCTCTCCCGCATGCTGCGACCCCGGCTCTCCCGCCGCACGTTGACCCCCGGGGAGGCGCTCACCTTCGTCACCTCCGACACCTACCGCGTCGCGGGTGTCGCCTGGTCGGTGGCGCAGCAGTGCGCCACGATCGCCGCGATCATCGGAGCCGGACTCGCGATGCTGGTGATCTCACCGGTCGCGACCATCGTCGTGTTCGGCTCGACCGTCGCGATGATGTTCGTGATGCAGGTCGTCTCGCGTCCCCTCGAACGCCGGGGGTTCGCCGAGCAGCAGGCGGCGACCGAGGCAGGAGCGGTCGCCGCCGACTTCATGAGCGGCTTCCGGGTGCTCGTGGGCATCGGCGCCCGCGAAGAGGCTGTGCGCAGGTACGTCGCCGCGAGTGATGCCTCTCGTCGGGCGGCCACGGCGGCCGGTCGTTCACTCGCCTCGTATGAAGCCGTCAGCGGCACGCTGGCTGCGGTCGCCACGACCGCGCTCGCGGGGATGTCGGCATGGTTCGCCGCTGAGGGCCGCATCAGCATCGGCGAGCTGGTCACGGTGCTCGGGCTCGCCCAGTTCATCAGCGGCTACCTGGCGTACGCCGGCTCGTTCCCCTCGAACTGGATCCACAAGCTCGCCTCGGCCAAGAGGCTCGCCGAGGTGATCGACGCCGAAGACCTGCTCGACCCTCCTGCGGCGTCTTCGACCCCGGCGGATGCGGCCGGTGATGTCGTGCTGACCTTCCGCGCGGGATCTTCCGCGGATCCGGTCGAGGTGCGGGGACGGGAGATGCTCGGCATCCGCCCCGCCGACAGCGACTCGGCACGTGCCCTCTCGCGTCTCCTGGGCCTGCGCACCCGGGTCGATCGCGGCCGGGTCGCGCTCGCGGTCGAGGGAGAGCTCCGCGACCTGACCGACCTCGACCCGGTGGAGTACCGGCGTCGGGTCATCGCCCCTCCCCACGGACAGACGATCGTGAGCGGGTCCCTGCGCGAGGCGGTGCGCGGTCACGGCGTGGAGGAGCCCGCGCACCCGCCCTTCATCGAGATGGCGGCGCTGCACGACACCGTGGTGCAGATCGGCGGGTGGGAATCACAGGTCGGTGAAGCCGGACGCCGTCTCTCGGGCGGGCAGCGGCAGCGCATCGGCATCGCCCGCGCCCTGCACGCGGATGCCGATGTGCTGGTGCTCGACGAGCCGACCTCGGCCGTCGATGCCATCACCGAGGCGCACATCGCCCGCGCCCTCGCGGAGCACACCGAGACGGTGGTGGTGATCACCACTTCGCCGGTGCTTCTCGCCGCCTGCGATCGGATCATCGATCTCCCCTCCGAACGATCGGATGCGCACCATGCATGA